Below is a window of Dehalococcoidia bacterium DNA.
CGCCAGGCGATGCATCACTACCGCGCGCTATTCGACGACCTCCTGCAGACCGCGGAGGTGCGGCGATGACACAGGAGCGCCGTCTCGAGTCTTACGGCCCCGAAGGTCTCATCGAGCAGACGCCGGCCGAGAGCAGCGTCGAGGTCGAACACAAGCCATCTGGACTGGAGGAGGCGGAGCCGGCCTCCGGGGCGCGCGCTATGGCCGCGCTGGGCGCCGACCATGGCTCCTTGCTCGAGGATAGCGACGCCGGACGCTTCCGCGGCCGCTGGGACTCGATCCAGGCATCGTTCGTCGACCGGCCGCGGGAGTCGGTGCGCGAGGCTGAGGCGCTCCTGGAGGAGGTCTTCAGCACCCTCACCCAGGCGTTTTCCCGCCAGCGTGAGGGCCTGGAGGAACAGTGGCAGCGTGGCGGCGAGCCATCCACCGAAGACCTGCGCCTGGCGATCCAACGCTACCGGACCCTGTTCCAGCGTCTCCTCAACGCCTGACAGCAGCGATCTTGAAACGCGGACAAGCCCCGCGCTGAGGCCACGTCTCGGCGCGGGGCTGCCACACTCAAGGCAGGACATGAAAAGAAACGGCAAGGGCCTCCTGTCCTACGGAAGACGGCTGGCGAAGGAGGTAAGCGATGATGACCTCAGCGGCCTCGCCGCGGAATTGGCGTATCGCTTCTTTCTTGCCCTGTTCCCGTTCTTCGTATTCCTTGCCGCCGCGGGAGGGCTCGCGGCGGACCTTGCCGGGGTGCAGAACCCTGCCGACGAGGTCATGGACTGGCTTGGCGACACCCTGCCAGAAGACGCGAGCAGCGTGCTCCGTACGGAGATGGAGGGCGTCATCGAGGAAAGGGACGAGGCCCTGCTCTCCGCCGGCATTCTGGGCGCCATCTGGGCCGCGTCCAGCGGCGTCGGCAGCGTGATCAAGGGGATGAACCGGGTCTACGAGGTCAAGGAGGCCCGGCCTCTGTGGAAACGCTACGCGATGAGCGTCGGGCTGACCGTGTTCGGCGGCCTCGCCATCATCGCCGCCTTCGTAATCCTGGTCGGCGGCCAGGTCGGCGGCCTGGCCCTCGCGGGCGAGATCGGCCTCCGTGGCGCGGCGGCCGCGCTGTTCACCCTCGCCCGCTGGCCGGTGGTAGTGGGACTGCTTCTCCTGGCCGTGGCCTTCCTTTACTGGCTGGCGCCAAATGCGGACCTGCCTTTCAAGTGGATAACGCCCGGCGCCGCCCTGTTCACCGTTGGGTGGCTATTGGTCAGCTTCCTTTTCGGCCTTTACGTGGCCAATTTCGCCTCCTACGGCGCCACCTACGGCACGCTCGGCGGCGTAGTGGTCCTGATGGTCTGGTTCTACCTCACGGCATTTCTGCTGCTCCTTGGGGCCCAGGTCAATGCCGTGCTTGCGCGCGAAGCCGCGCCCTCGGACGTACAGGAGGGCTTGCCGCGGGCGTCCCGCGAGCACGGGCGCGCCACGGGAGAAACAGGTGGGCGGGCAGCACCGGAACGCGCCGAGTCGGAGATGGTCACGGCATCAGGCCCGCGGGAACCAGCCCCCGCCCGCATCGTCCCGGCGCTCGGCCTGCTCGTGGCGGCTTTGACACTATGGAAGGTTGCCCGCGGCCGGGTTACTGCCGCGGGCACGCGACTCAGCCAGGAGGTAAGTAATGTCTGAACGAAGCGAGGAGGGACGCGACATCCGCACCGGCACGCCACCCTCTGAGGCACCCTACCGGGATGAAGGCGGCGCCTTCGGCCGGCCGTCCGTGGAGGAGGAATACCGCGGCGGGATCGGAGAGAAGGCGGATGAGTTCGCCGGGCGGGCCCGGGAGATGGCCTCGGAGTACGCAGAGATGGCCCAGGCGCAGGTGGAGGTCGGCAAGGACCAGGCGGCCTCCAGCATGGAGACCGCCGCACAGAAGCTGCGCGAGCGGACCATGGCCCAGGGCGGCCTCGGCAGCCAGGCAGGCGAAAAGGTCGCCGAGGGCATGGAAAGCGCCGCGGGCTACCTGCGAGAGCACAGCACCGGCGAGATCTGGGACGACGTCGAGCGCTACGTGAGAGCGCACCCGATGCAGGCCCTGGCGGGAGCGGCCTTCGCGGGCTTCCTCCTCGGGCGCATGCTGCGGTAGGCGGCGATGGCTAGAGACGG
It encodes the following:
- a CDS encoding YihY/virulence factor BrkB family protein, which translates into the protein MKRNGKGLLSYGRRLAKEVSDDDLSGLAAELAYRFFLALFPFFVFLAAAGGLAADLAGVQNPADEVMDWLGDTLPEDASSVLRTEMEGVIEERDEALLSAGILGAIWAASSGVGSVIKGMNRVYEVKEARPLWKRYAMSVGLTVFGGLAIIAAFVILVGGQVGGLALAGEIGLRGAAAALFTLARWPVVVGLLLLAVAFLYWLAPNADLPFKWITPGAALFTVGWLLVSFLFGLYVANFASYGATYGTLGGVVVLMVWFYLTAFLLLLGAQVNAVLAREAAPSDVQEGLPRASREHGRATGETGGRAAPERAESEMVTASGPREPAPARIVPALGLLVAALTLWKVARGRVTAAGTRLSQEVSNV